CGCGCGACCACGTTGCGCCAACGGCGGACGCCGACCTCGCGCAGCAGCTGGCTGACTCCCGGGCAGAGCTCGCAGCCACGCAGCGCGATCTCGAGCTGCTGTCGCACGGCGTCTCCCACGACCTGCGCGCGCCGCTGCGCGCGATCGAAGGCTTCGCCGCGCTGCTCGAGCAGCATGCCGCTGCGGACCTGGACGCCACCGCCCGCGACCACCTCGAACGCGTGCGCGCCGCCGCCGCGCGCATGGCCACGCTGATCGACGGCCTGCTGGCGCTGTCGCGCGCCGGGCGCACACCGCTCAGCTGCACCGACGTCGATGCCAGCCTGCTCGCGGAGTGGACGCTTGCCGAGCTGCAGGATGCCGACCCCACGCGCGCGGCCGAGCTGCACGTGCAGCCCGGCATCGTGGTGCGCGCCGACGAGCGCCAGCTGAAGCTGCTGCTGGAGCAGCTGCTGCACAACGCCTGGAAGTTCTCGCGCAGCCGCGACCGGGTGTCGGTGGCGGTGACTGCGGAACGCGTGGGCGACCATGTGCGCATCTCGGTCGGCGACCACGGCACCGGTTTCGATCCCGCGCGCGCCGAACGCATCTTCGAGCCGTTCCAGCGCCTGCACGGCACGGACGAAGGTGGTGGCCACGGGCTCGGCCTGGCCATCGCGCAGCGCATCGCCGAACGCCACGGCGCCACGATCACCGTGGACGCGCGCGCCGGCGAGGGCTGCACGTTCCACGTGCTGCTGCCACGAGGCGAAACGCGCATCGACACGGCCCCCGGCGCACACGGCACCGCGCCATGAGCACGCGGCCGATCCTGCTGGTCGAAGACAACCCCGACGATGTCGAGCTGACGCGCATCGCGTTCGCCGAAGCCAACATCGCCAACGCGCTCACCGTGGTCACCGACGGCGCCGCGGCGCTCGACTACCTGTTCGCGCGCGGCGCGCACGCCGGCCGCGACCCTGATGACCTGCCGTCGATCGTGCTGCTCGACCTGAACCTGCCGAAGGTCGACGGCCGCGAGGTGCTGCAGGCGATCCGCAGCCACGAGCGCACGCGCAGCCTGCCGGTGGTGGTGATGACCACCAGCGCGGAGCCGTTCGATGTCGAGGCCAGCTATGCGCTCGGCGCCAACAGCTACATCCGCAAGCCGGTCGATTTCGGCCAGTTCGTGTGGGCGGTGAAGCAGGTCGGGCTGTACTGGCTGGTGCTCAACCACGGCCGCGAGCCGCACTGAGCAGGCACCGCGGCGTTACGTGCCGGCGGGGAACAGGGCTTCCGCGCGCTGGAACAGGATCCAGCTGGTGGCGATGAACTTGTCGCCGCCCGCCGGCCGGTTGCCGCGATGGGTGTGGGTGAACGCGGTCGGCGCGATCAGCAGGTCGCCGGTGCGCGGCGCCACCTTGCGCTCCTGGAACAGGAACTCGGTTTCGCCCGCGTCGTAGCCGTCGTTGAGGTAGATCGTCCACAGCAGGTGGCGGTGCAGGGTTTCGCACGGCGCGTCGCGCGGGTACAGCTCGCAGTGCCAGTAGGGATAGCCGCCTTCGTCGGCGCGGTACCACTGCAGGTTCACGCTGCCCGGGCGCAGGCAGGTCATCGCCAGCCGGCCCAGCGCCGCATCGTCCATGGCGGCGATGTCGTCGGCCGCAAGCCGGCGCAGCGCGCCGTCCTCCCCCGGCTGCTGCAGCATCAGCGGCGCGATCAGCGCCTGCGGGTAGCGCCGCAGGTACGCGAGCAGGCCGCCGTACACCGCGACATTGAGCGCCTGCTCCACGTCCGCCCAGTCGGGACGTCCCGTCAGCGCGATGTCGCGACTTTTCTTCAGCTCGGGAAACACGCCGCTGCCGACGCGCCCCGGCTGCAGCGCGTCGCTGGCGCGGATGCGTTCGACGATCGCCGCGCAGGTCGCGGCATCCAGCGCGCCGGGGGTGACCTCGATGAAGTCGTGGGTGGCGCCCATCGCCGCGTCAGCCGATCGCGGAAGTCATGCGGTGGTCGCGACCGCGTTCGCGGCGTC
This Luteimonas sp. MC1572 DNA region includes the following protein-coding sequences:
- a CDS encoding 2OG-Fe(II) oxygenase, encoding MGATHDFIEVTPGALDAATCAAIVERIRASDALQPGRVGSGVFPELKKSRDIALTGRPDWADVEQALNVAVYGGLLAYLRRYPQALIAPLMLQQPGEDGALRRLAADDIAAMDDAALGRLAMTCLRPGSVNLQWYRADEGGYPYWHCELYPRDAPCETLHRHLLWTIYLNDGYDAGETEFLFQERKVAPRTGDLLIAPTAFTHTHRGNRPAGGDKFIATSWILFQRAEALFPAGT
- a CDS encoding response regulator, which codes for MSTRPILLVEDNPDDVELTRIAFAEANIANALTVVTDGAAALDYLFARGAHAGRDPDDLPSIVLLDLNLPKVDGREVLQAIRSHERTRSLPVVVMTTSAEPFDVEASYALGANSYIRKPVDFGQFVWAVKQVGLYWLVLNHGREPH
- a CDS encoding ATP-binding protein: MPQPLPHNRSACTDAVAGAMPAAEPRDHVAPTADADLAQQLADSRAELAATQRDLELLSHGVSHDLRAPLRAIEGFAALLEQHAAADLDATARDHLERVRAAAARMATLIDGLLALSRAGRTPLSCTDVDASLLAEWTLAELQDADPTRAAELHVQPGIVVRADERQLKLLLEQLLHNAWKFSRSRDRVSVAVTAERVGDHVRISVGDHGTGFDPARAERIFEPFQRLHGTDEGGGHGLGLAIAQRIAERHGATITVDARAGEGCTFHVLLPRGETRIDTAPGAHGTAP